Proteins encoded within one genomic window of Methanothrix harundinacea 6Ac:
- a CDS encoding methanogenesis marker 14 protein, protein MSISRLLRSKPKPRIAESPPVDILELKKDPYYIVASVEVGNSTTKCILTATNMKNGQTRIVNKTVKMTRDVRKPRPGEEVFAHTLCGTPLTRESVSELVRDTLLESHATARLSIKDDLNFVVRSTGVVAGFSSPDEVGTFIQALADGCLIAGVPPRLMTPAMSIQNIPDRFRPYSLMEKIVFNGPVASVFPPKGSTGVEIVANEMEGELATAGIKEGSKWTDVDFRNPCLSLDFGTTLDGRITSAEMPYSNTIGNFCGLAGAIPDALIQGTGLVDPQTGTTLDLFSGKKVKVDRTARDYARVIDEHIRIERVPVGRSRYGSVPVDPAAAEKIGVVLIGCDVGENGSELNRLSQLGRKIHQEKGLKTLFAAIDVAAAITARRLVKVAVDAGLVTRDTAIGVTGRAGISGNKPELILEEIGTLGLYDQPEKNIVFVDDGLARGAAVMARCMNSMGTPRHPMGGLRGGGCILRQRIEYEART, encoded by the coding sequence ATGAGCATCTCCCGTCTCCTCAGATCGAAGCCCAAGCCCAGGATCGCCGAGAGCCCCCCGGTGGACATCCTGGAGCTGAAGAAGGACCCCTACTACATCGTCGCCTCTGTGGAGGTGGGAAACAGCACCACCAAATGCATCCTCACCGCCACCAACATGAAGAACGGCCAGACCCGGATCGTCAACAAGACGGTGAAGATGACCCGGGACGTGCGAAAGCCGAGGCCCGGGGAGGAGGTCTTCGCCCACACCCTCTGCGGCACCCCCCTCACCCGGGAGTCGGTCTCGGAGCTCGTCCGGGACACCCTCCTCGAAAGCCACGCCACGGCGAGGCTCTCCATCAAGGACGACCTGAACTTCGTCGTCCGGTCGACGGGGGTCGTCGCCGGCTTCTCGTCGCCGGACGAGGTGGGAACCTTCATCCAGGCCCTCGCCGACGGCTGCCTCATCGCCGGGGTCCCCCCGAGGCTGATGACCCCGGCGATGTCGATCCAGAACATCCCCGATCGGTTCCGGCCCTACAGCCTGATGGAGAAGATCGTCTTCAACGGCCCCGTCGCCTCGGTCTTTCCGCCGAAGGGGTCGACCGGGGTCGAGATCGTCGCCAACGAGATGGAGGGGGAGCTGGCCACCGCCGGGATAAAGGAGGGGTCGAAGTGGACCGACGTCGACTTCCGAAACCCGTGCCTATCCCTCGACTTCGGGACGACCCTCGACGGGAGGATCACCTCGGCAGAGATGCCTTACTCGAACACCATCGGCAACTTCTGCGGCCTGGCGGGGGCGATCCCCGACGCCCTCATCCAGGGGACGGGGCTCGTCGACCCCCAGACGGGGACGACCCTCGACCTCTTCAGCGGAAAGAAGGTGAAGGTCGATAGGACCGCCCGGGACTACGCGAGGGTGATCGACGAGCATATCAGGATAGAGCGGGTTCCCGTCGGGAGGTCCAGGTACGGCTCCGTCCCCGTCGACCCCGCCGCCGCGGAGAAGATCGGGGTCGTCCTGATAGGCTGCGACGTCGGCGAGAACGGAAGCGAGCTCAACCGCCTCTCCCAGCTGGGGAGGAAGATCCACCAGGAGAAGGGGCTGAAGACCCTCTTTGCGGCGATCGACGTCGCCGCCGCCATCACCGCCCGGCGGCTGGTGAAGGTGGCCGTCGATGCCGGCCTCGTCACCAGGGATACGGCGATAGGGGTCACCGGCCGCGCCGGCATCAGCGGGAACAAGCCGGAGCTGATCCTGGAGGAGATCGGGACCCTCGGCCTCTACGACCAGCCCGAGAAGAACATCGTCTTCGTCGACGACGGCCTCGCCCGGGGGGCGGCGGTTATGGCGAGGTGCATGAACTCCATGGGGACCCCCAGGCACCCCATGGGGGGGCTCCGGGGTGGGGGCTGCATCCTCCGGCAGAGGATCGAGTACGAGGCGAGGACCTGA
- a CDS encoding geranylgeranyl reductase family protein: protein MYSAAVVGAGPAGSTAARFLSEMGHKVLLIDRKEVVGVPKQCAEGLFAACLPEFETAVGDFITGKVPYLEVVFPNRASYRVRGEVLMLDRPRFDQHLLRLAEGAGAEVALERKVEEIDPESGVLRLRGGETIRAEAIVGADGPASRVAKSIGARNRLLPAAQVEMTWPEDDAIYAIIDRDLPSEPYSCWIFPKNERGTANVGCFGTVPTLEAFISKYRIEGEIVEKNGGAIPLGVAERLQRGRAVLIGDAGGLTNPFTGGGLYPAARSARIAAEAIDRFLRGETRTIEYEPRMRRDFVASDLHLKARNALAALSNDELCRLGTAMDGLVFPGLKLTASPRLVFRGLRHPGIAKPKYAPLLKLLVRYCLAGKVW, encoded by the coding sequence GTGTATTCAGCAGCGGTGGTGGGCGCGGGTCCCGCCGGAAGCACCGCGGCCCGCTTTCTATCGGAGATGGGCCACAAGGTCCTCCTCATCGACCGCAAAGAGGTGGTGGGGGTCCCCAAGCAGTGCGCCGAGGGGCTCTTTGCCGCCTGCCTCCCGGAGTTTGAGACCGCCGTCGGCGACTTCATCACCGGCAAGGTCCCCTACCTGGAGGTGGTATTCCCGAACCGTGCGAGCTACAGGGTGAGAGGGGAGGTGTTGATGCTCGATCGGCCCCGCTTCGACCAGCATCTCCTGAGGCTGGCAGAGGGTGCAGGCGCTGAAGTCGCCCTGGAGAGGAAGGTCGAGGAGATCGACCCCGAATCCGGCGTCCTCCGCCTCCGGGGGGGCGAGACGATCAGGGCAGAGGCGATCGTGGGGGCCGACGGCCCCGCCTCCAGAGTCGCAAAGTCGATTGGAGCCAGAAACCGGCTCCTCCCCGCAGCCCAGGTGGAGATGACCTGGCCCGAAGACGACGCCATATACGCCATCATCGACCGCGACCTCCCCTCCGAGCCCTACTCCTGCTGGATCTTCCCCAAAAATGAGCGCGGCACCGCCAACGTCGGCTGCTTCGGGACGGTCCCGACCCTGGAGGCTTTCATATCGAAGTACAGAATCGAGGGCGAAATCGTGGAGAAGAACGGCGGCGCCATACCCCTGGGCGTCGCCGAACGGCTCCAGCGGGGGAGGGCCGTCCTCATCGGGGACGCCGGGGGGCTCACCAACCCCTTCACCGGCGGCGGCCTCTACCCGGCGGCCCGGTCCGCCCGGATCGCCGCCGAGGCGATCGACCGCTTCCTCCGGGGCGAGACGAGGACGATCGAGTACGAGCCGCGAATGAGGAGGGACTTCGTCGCCTCCGACCTCCATCTGAAGGCGAGGAACGCCCTCGCGGCCCTCTCCAACGACGAGCTCTGCCGCCTCGGGACCGCCATGGACGGCCTGGTCTTTCCCGGCCTCAAGCTCACCGCCAGCCCCAGGCTCGTCTTTCGAGGCCTTCGCCATCCGGGGATCGCAAAGCCGAAGTACGCGCCTCTTCTGAAGCTTCTGGTCAGATACTGCCTGGCGGGGAAGGTATGGTGA
- a CDS encoding vWA domain-containing protein → MAQKYLLLLALILVQACGPGQANLTVSHQVSPCQIWPATSGREPSIGTVTLTVAGEGQNSTVPIDVVLAIDSSASMTETDPTKMRLDAARSFVVRMDPARDRVGIVSFDDDVDFSLPPTGEFARVLEAIGGVDSDGRTNLDRGLAEAIDLLAANSTGSDERARFLVLLSDGDGDYTPSGRSGSQADRAKGEGVVIYTIGLALGDPAKRSLEEMAGATGGKHFDACNASALEAIYVAIGEEVKNLAGREVTVRYTLPGELSAAGFTVPPAADSTSDAPGSEGRVLVWEAGDLSAGEAWSTSFAVSSEAPGVFELGKAGSIVEYQRRSGFVEILKIEGALLDVAEIRSGASTSLEIPFNFSSAKEIVGAVHEVEEEDETTILWRFSGCNSGCGRDWAFLSDDGRIVVGSLRPFTLATKDSLVEDLHQVMEIIAAAGANVSEYNRSAAENAAEFYAPERGVYHQISYSFGADFDLVLVVPNSTLREARLSVTGQEMDRFGGVADQEYYIDGNYVTGCEHHAFPWNGYCTAEAADITGIVPPGDHLISGRKVTDPHTIILEAITAEEPEKEFFLYSRDYRSVWIPAKTNALRTPAEMIWASSETRG, encoded by the coding sequence ATGGCCCAAAAATACCTCCTGCTCCTGGCCTTGATCCTCGTCCAGGCCTGCGGCCCCGGCCAGGCGAACCTGACCGTGTCCCATCAGGTCTCCCCCTGCCAGATCTGGCCGGCGACCTCGGGGAGGGAGCCCTCCATCGGGACGGTGACCCTGACGGTGGCGGGGGAGGGGCAAAACAGTACCGTGCCGATAGACGTCGTCCTCGCCATCGACAGCTCCGCCAGCATGACGGAGACCGACCCCACCAAGATGAGGCTCGACGCCGCGAGGAGCTTCGTCGTGAGGATGGACCCCGCCCGGGACAGGGTCGGAATCGTCAGCTTCGACGACGACGTCGACTTCTCCCTCCCCCCGACGGGGGAGTTTGCCCGGGTCCTGGAGGCGATAGGGGGGGTGGACAGCGACGGAAGAACAAACCTGGACCGGGGGCTAGCGGAGGCGATAGACCTGCTGGCCGCCAATTCGACCGGGTCCGACGAGCGGGCCCGGTTTCTGGTCCTCCTCTCCGATGGCGACGGGGACTACACCCCCTCCGGGAGGAGCGGCTCCCAGGCGGATCGGGCGAAGGGTGAGGGGGTCGTCATCTACACCATCGGCCTCGCCCTCGGCGACCCCGCGAAGAGGAGCCTCGAGGAGATGGCCGGAGCGACCGGAGGGAAGCACTTTGACGCCTGCAACGCCTCCGCCCTCGAGGCGATCTACGTGGCGATCGGGGAGGAGGTGAAGAACCTCGCGGGGAGGGAGGTGACCGTCAGGTACACCCTCCCCGGGGAGCTCTCGGCGGCCGGCTTCACCGTCCCCCCCGCCGCCGACTCCACCTCCGACGCCCCCGGCTCTGAGGGGAGGGTCCTGGTCTGGGAGGCCGGCGACCTCTCGGCCGGGGAGGCGTGGTCGACCTCCTTTGCCGTCTCCTCGGAGGCCCCGGGGGTCTTCGAGCTCGGCAAAGCCGGCTCGATAGTCGAATACCAGAGGCGGAGCGGGTTCGTCGAGATCCTGAAGATCGAGGGGGCGCTCCTGGACGTCGCCGAGATCCGGTCCGGCGCCTCCACCTCCCTCGAGATCCCCTTCAACTTCAGCTCTGCAAAGGAGATCGTGGGGGCCGTCCACGAGGTGGAGGAGGAGGACGAGACCACCATCCTCTGGAGGTTCTCCGGCTGCAACTCGGGTTGCGGGAGGGACTGGGCCTTCCTCTCCGACGACGGCAGGATCGTCGTCGGAAGCCTCCGCCCCTTCACCCTCGCTACCAAGGACTCCCTGGTGGAAGACCTCCACCAGGTGATGGAGATCATAGCCGCGGCGGGGGCGAACGTCTCCGAATACAACAGGTCTGCGGCCGAGAACGCCGCCGAGTTCTACGCGCCGGAGCGGGGGGTCTACCACCAGATAAGCTACTCCTTCGGCGCCGACTTCGACCTGGTCCTCGTCGTCCCCAACTCCACCCTGCGGGAGGCCCGCCTCTCGGTCACCGGCCAGGAGATGGACCGGTTCGGAGGGGTCGCCGACCAGGAGTACTATATAGACGGCAACTACGTGACAGGCTGCGAGCACCACGCTTTTCCCTGGAACGGGTACTGCACCGCCGAGGCGGCCGATATCACGGGGATCGTCCCCCCCGGCGACCACCTCATCTCCGGAAGGAAGGTCACCGACCCCCACACCATCATCCTCGAGGCGATCACCGCCGAGGAGCCCGAGAAGGAGTTCTTCCTCTACAGCAGAGACTATCGGTCGGTCTGGATCCCGGCGAAGACCAACGCCCTCCGGACTCCGGCGGAGATGATCTGGGCATCTTCAGAGACGAGGGGTTGA
- the mch gene encoding methenyltetrahydromethanopterin cyclohydrolase, producing MQPLNELGLEVFEEMLDYADELRVGVVELDNGTVVADAGVEAKGGLGAGIYLARLCMADLADIQPTPIEIDGITIPGVQVATDHPAISCMASQCAMWQVKAGNYFAMGSGPARILARKTKELYDALEFEEYSDVGVLFLESDTLPDEAAADKIAEACGIDPADLRLAVAPTDSVAGLVQVSARVVETGLHKLFTLGFDVRTIRNGWGRAPIAPVVGKATRCMGASNDAIIYGGETYYTVEYEPFDELLGYVKAIPSDTSRDYGAPFYKTFKECGFDFFKVDHHVFAPAKVVVNDLRSRRTLVAGRLNPQVLKESFGFEVANREG from the coding sequence CTGCAGCCGCTGAACGAGCTTGGGTTAGAGGTCTTCGAGGAGATGCTGGACTACGCCGATGAGCTCCGGGTGGGGGTGGTGGAGCTGGATAACGGTACGGTCGTCGCCGACGCCGGGGTGGAGGCGAAGGGAGGGCTCGGGGCCGGGATCTACCTTGCCAGGCTCTGCATGGCCGACCTAGCCGACATCCAGCCGACCCCCATCGAGATCGACGGGATCACCATCCCAGGGGTCCAGGTGGCGACCGACCACCCCGCCATCTCCTGCATGGCCTCCCAGTGCGCCATGTGGCAGGTGAAGGCTGGCAATTACTTCGCCATGGGGTCCGGCCCAGCTCGGATCCTGGCGAGGAAGACGAAGGAGCTCTACGACGCCCTGGAGTTCGAGGAGTACTCCGACGTCGGCGTCCTCTTCCTGGAGTCGGACACCCTCCCCGACGAGGCGGCCGCCGACAAGATCGCCGAGGCCTGCGGGATCGACCCCGCCGACCTCCGCCTCGCCGTCGCCCCCACCGACTCGGTGGCGGGGCTGGTCCAGGTCTCGGCCCGGGTCGTCGAGACCGGCCTGCACAAGCTCTTCACCCTGGGCTTCGACGTCAGGACGATAAGGAACGGCTGGGGGAGGGCCCCGATCGCTCCGGTCGTCGGGAAGGCGACGAGGTGCATGGGCGCCTCCAACGACGCCATCATCTACGGCGGCGAGACCTACTACACCGTCGAGTACGAGCCCTTCGACGAGCTCCTCGGCTACGTGAAGGCGATCCCCTCTGACACCTCGAGAGACTACGGCGCCCCCTTCTACAAGACCTTCAAGGAGTGCGGCTTTGACTTCTTCAAGGTCGACCACCACGTCTTCGCTCCCGCCAAGGTCGTCGTCAACGACCTTCGTTCGAGGCGGACCCTGGTGGCGGGGAGGCTCAACCCCCAGGTCCTGAAGGAGTCCTTCGGCTTCGAGGTCGCCAACCGGGAGGGCTGA
- a CDS encoding universal stress protein: MNDRILVATDGSAAAMVAVKKGVDLAKATGAEVLGVYVVDELAVANAVRLFGADKEDLERKLQAGGEEAVSDLRRIAEEAGVPVETVVTFGVPANSIIELAKEKGVDMIVMGGHGQSGVTKFIIGSVVKNVLYRATVPVLVVR; encoded by the coding sequence ATGAACGATAGGATTCTGGTGGCAACGGACGGCTCCGCCGCGGCGATGGTCGCGGTTAAGAAGGGGGTAGACCTGGCGAAGGCGACGGGGGCGGAGGTCCTCGGGGTTTACGTAGTCGACGAGCTGGCTGTGGCCAATGCCGTGAGGCTCTTTGGCGCCGACAAGGAGGATCTGGAGAGGAAGCTCCAGGCAGGCGGGGAGGAGGCGGTGAGCGATCTCAGGAGGATCGCCGAGGAGGCCGGAGTCCCCGTCGAGACGGTTGTCACCTTCGGGGTGCCCGCCAACTCCATCATCGAGCTCGCCAAGGAGAAGGGGGTCGATATGATCGTCATGGGCGGCCACGGTCAGAGCGGCGTCACCAAGTTCATCATCGGGAGCGTAGTAAAGAACGTCCTCTACCGGGCGACGGTCCCCGTCCTCGTGGTGAGGTGA
- a CDS encoding type II toxin-antitoxin system PemK/MazF family toxin, translating to MGRFVKGDVVVVPFPFSNLAEAKRRPALLVAELEGDDRILCQITSRHFKDRYAVGINDADFEEGSLKKDSNVRPNRLFTADSRIILYRAGHLKAERVGEVVERIINILNS from the coding sequence CTGGGACGATTTGTGAAGGGGGATGTGGTAGTGGTTCCGTTCCCATTCTCGAACCTGGCCGAGGCCAAGAGGCGTCCTGCCCTGTTGGTGGCGGAGCTCGAGGGGGACGACAGGATCCTATGTCAGATAACCAGCCGACACTTCAAGGACAGGTATGCCGTTGGGATAAATGATGCCGACTTCGAAGAGGGATCCCTCAAGAAGGATAGCAACGTCAGGCCCAACCGGCTCTTCACCGCCGACAGCAGGATAATTTTGTACCGCGCAGGGCACCTCAAAGCTGAGAGGGTTGGAGAGGTCGTCGAGAGGATAATTAATATATTGAATAGTTAG
- a CDS encoding Eco57I restriction-modification methylase domain-containing protein: MAAPREIVELVERFERNLDEYRSGRYNETKLRRDFIDPFFKALGWDVANTAGSSELYRDVVHEDSVKVRGSTKAPDYAFRIGGARKFFVEAKKPSVNLENDVRASFQLRSYAWSAGLPISLLTDFEEFSIYDCRIEPANTDSPRVGLLCHFTYDKYVDHWDEIATLFSQEAVLGGSLERYIESKKKARGTIAVDEAFLREIDSWREILAKNVHRNNPDLTIRELNSSVQNTIDRIVFLRICEDRGIERFGQLKGLLKGEMAVYARLVELFKEADERYNSGLFHFGDDPGRIGEPDRLALALKIDDSALAEMIENLYPPRSPYRFSVIPAEILGHVYEQFLGKVIRLGEDGGVEVEYKPEVRKAGGVYYTPTYIVDYIVENTVGKLLAGQTPTTVSELRILDPACGSGSFLIGAYQRLLDWHLEWYTRHLVPHLLAGKAESSREVLALLPPGGPAGANANAGAGAGAGAVGNAAGAAKRRGRGRPRKNSAAASPSASASATNGQRAGSFPIFQAAGGEWRLATAERKRILLNNICGVDIDLAAVEVTKLSLQLKVLEGENQETLSQQLTLFKERALPDLGENIKCGNSLIGPDFYDGQTSLFDEEEMYRVNAFDWEAEFPEIMGRGGFDAVIGNPPYVRQEELGEFKTYFQKRYQVYHGVADLYAYFIEKGVSLLRHGGVFSYIVASKWMRANYGQPLRAWLKGKNIEEIVDFGDLRVFQKATTYPCIIRISNESQHDLFIVVQINTLSFTNLSDYVEEHLYLVRQSDLDDSGWSLVDERSQRLIEKLRRSKIPLAEYVSGKIYRGILTGYNEAFVIDAQTRENLIYEDPNSVELIKPFLVGKDIKRYQTPRSDRYLIFTRRGVEIENYPAIKRHLTQFKDRLMPKPLNWKGDKWNGRKPGKYKWYEIQDITAYYAEFEKGKILWPGISAQVGAFAFDDNGYYGNDNNQLIISDDKYLLGILNSSLIRTILKSICDKVQGGFYRLKIIYVERLPIRTIDFSDPEDVARHDKMVKLVENMLDLNKRLAEAKTGHEKTLLSRQIEATDRQIDALVYELYGLSEEEIAIVEGATK; encoded by the coding sequence TTGGCGGCGCCGAGGGAGATCGTCGAGCTGGTGGAGCGGTTTGAGCGGAACCTGGACGAGTATCGGTCAGGTCGGTACAACGAGACGAAGCTCCGGCGCGACTTCATCGACCCCTTCTTCAAGGCCCTCGGCTGGGACGTGGCGAACACCGCCGGCAGCTCCGAGCTTTACCGGGATGTGGTCCACGAGGACTCGGTGAAGGTGAGGGGTTCGACGAAGGCCCCCGACTACGCCTTTCGAATCGGCGGAGCCCGGAAGTTCTTCGTCGAGGCGAAGAAGCCCTCCGTCAACCTGGAGAATGACGTCAGAGCGTCGTTCCAGCTCCGGAGCTACGCCTGGTCGGCGGGGCTTCCGATAAGCCTTCTCACCGACTTCGAGGAGTTTTCGATCTACGACTGCAGGATCGAGCCTGCAAACACCGACTCGCCGAGGGTCGGGCTCCTCTGCCACTTCACCTACGACAAGTACGTCGATCACTGGGACGAGATCGCCACCCTCTTCTCCCAGGAGGCGGTCCTGGGCGGGTCTCTTGAGAGGTACATCGAGTCGAAGAAGAAGGCGAGGGGAACGATCGCCGTCGACGAGGCCTTCCTCCGGGAGATCGACTCCTGGCGGGAGATCCTGGCCAAGAACGTCCACAGGAACAACCCCGACCTCACCATCAGAGAGCTGAACTCCTCGGTCCAGAACACCATCGACCGGATAGTCTTCCTCCGGATCTGCGAGGACCGGGGGATCGAGCGGTTCGGCCAGCTGAAGGGGCTCCTGAAGGGGGAGATGGCGGTATATGCGAGGCTCGTCGAGCTCTTCAAGGAGGCGGACGAGAGGTACAACTCCGGCCTCTTCCACTTCGGCGACGACCCCGGCCGGATCGGCGAGCCGGACCGGCTGGCCCTCGCCCTCAAGATCGACGATTCGGCCCTGGCTGAGATGATCGAGAACCTATATCCTCCAAGGAGCCCCTACCGGTTCTCGGTGATCCCCGCCGAGATCCTCGGCCACGTCTACGAGCAGTTCCTCGGAAAGGTGATCCGCCTCGGGGAGGATGGCGGGGTCGAGGTGGAGTACAAGCCCGAGGTCCGGAAGGCGGGGGGCGTCTACTACACCCCGACGTACATCGTCGACTACATCGTCGAAAACACCGTCGGAAAGCTCCTCGCGGGGCAGACCCCCACCACCGTTTCGGAGCTTCGCATCCTCGACCCCGCCTGCGGCTCCGGCTCGTTTCTCATCGGCGCATACCAGCGGCTCCTGGACTGGCACCTCGAATGGTACACCCGCCACCTTGTCCCGCACCTTTTGGCCGGGAAGGCCGAGAGCTCCAGGGAGGTCCTGGCCCTCCTCCCGCCCGGAGGGCCCGCCGGGGCCAACGCCAACGCCGGGGCCGGGGCCGGGGCTGGGGCCGTCGGGAACGCCGCCGGGGCGGCGAAGAGGCGGGGGCGGGGGCGGCCGAGGAAGAACAGCGCCGCCGCGAGCCCCAGCGCCAGTGCCAGCGCCACCAACGGCCAGCGGGCCGGGTCCTTCCCCATCTTCCAGGCCGCGGGCGGCGAGTGGAGGCTTGCGACCGCCGAGAGGAAGCGGATCCTCCTCAATAACATCTGCGGCGTCGACATCGACCTTGCGGCGGTGGAGGTGACGAAGCTCTCCCTCCAGCTGAAGGTCCTGGAGGGCGAAAACCAGGAGACCCTCTCCCAGCAGCTGACCCTCTTCAAGGAGCGGGCCCTCCCCGACCTCGGCGAGAACATCAAGTGCGGAAACTCCCTCATCGGCCCCGACTTCTACGACGGCCAGACCTCCCTCTTCGACGAGGAGGAGATGTACAGGGTGAACGCCTTCGACTGGGAGGCCGAGTTCCCCGAGATCATGGGCCGGGGCGGGTTCGACGCGGTGATCGGGAATCCTCCCTATGTACGACAAGAGGAACTGGGTGAGTTCAAAACATACTTCCAGAAGCGATACCAGGTTTATCATGGAGTTGCAGATCTTTACGCCTACTTTATAGAGAAAGGGGTCTCGTTACTGCGTCATGGGGGTGTCTTCTCCTATATCGTAGCCAGTAAATGGATGAGAGCAAATTATGGTCAACCTTTACGAGCGTGGCTGAAGGGAAAAAACATCGAGGAGATAGTGGATTTTGGCGACCTGCGAGTCTTCCAGAAGGCTACCACGTATCCTTGCATAATTCGTATATCCAATGAGTCGCAACATGATCTGTTTATCGTCGTTCAGATAAATACTCTAAGCTTCACAAATTTGAGTGATTATGTCGAAGAACATCTCTATTTAGTCAGACAATCTGATCTAGATGACTCGGGCTGGTCTCTTGTCGATGAAAGATCGCAAAGGCTAATCGAAAAACTCCGAAGGTCCAAAATTCCCCTGGCAGAGTACGTTTCGGGTAAAATATACCGTGGAATCCTAACGGGGTATAATGAAGCCTTTGTAATCGATGCTCAGACACGGGAGAATCTAATCTATGAGGACCCAAATAGTGTAGAGCTTATTAAACCGTTTCTTGTTGGCAAAGATATAAAAAGATATCAAACGCCAAGAAGTGATAGATATTTGATCTTCACACGGCGCGGGGTGGAGATTGAAAACTACCCCGCGATCAAGCGACATCTAACTCAATTTAAAGATCGACTAATGCCCAAACCATTGAATTGGAAAGGAGATAAATGGAATGGGAGAAAGCCGGGTAAATATAAATGGTATGAGATTCAAGATATCACCGCCTATTATGCGGAGTTTGAGAAAGGTAAAATTTTATGGCCGGGGATAAGTGCACAGGTTGGTGCATTTGCCTTTGATGACAATGGATATTATGGAAATGATAATAACCAATTGATAATTAGCGATGATAAATATTTGTTAGGCATACTCAATTCAAGTCTTATTCGGACGATATTGAAGAGCATATGTGATAAGGTGCAAGGGGGGTTTTATCGACTCAAGATTATATATGTTGAACGGCTTCCCATCCGCACCATCGACTTCTCCGACCCCGAGGATGTCGCCCGCCACGATAAGATGGTGAAGCTCGTCGAGAATATGCTCGACCTGAACAAGCGGCTTGCTGAGGCGAAGACCGGCCACGAGAAGACCCTCCTTTCGCGGCAGATCGAGGCGACGGATAGGCAGATCGACGCCCTCGTCTACGAGCTTTACGGCCTCTCGGAGGAGGAGATCGCCATCGTCGAGGGGGCGACAAAATAG
- a CDS encoding adenylosuccinate synthase, with translation MFTILTGSQFGDEGKGKVVDLLAEKYDIVVRFQGGDNAGHTVIVGDRTYKLHLTPSGVLFGARLLIGPGVVLNPKVLWSEIEALRAEGIRPNLGIDAKTSIIMPYHIALDELRESGRKEKIGTTKRGIGYAYIDKFSRDEVQMKDLTDPALLEAKLAEIGPAREKAIAEMGGDPAVVRDPVLLGEYLEIGRSLKENVADVSYEINVALDAGKKVLAEGAQGAFLDVIHGTQKFVTSSFTTAGSACANLGVGPARVDNVVGIVKAYMTRVGEGPMPTELKDEVGAHLSKIGKEFGTTTGRPRRCGWFDAVLAKKSMYLNGYTELAITKLDVLGGLDPIKICTSYELDGKTLNYPPESTVEFARCRPIYEEAKGWTEDITGAKSYGALPKAVRDYVERIEELLGVKITIVSVGPGREQTIWR, from the coding sequence ATGTTCACCATACTCACCGGCTCTCAGTTCGGGGACGAGGGGAAGGGGAAGGTCGTCGATCTCCTGGCTGAGAAGTACGACATCGTCGTCCGGTTCCAGGGCGGGGACAACGCCGGCCACACCGTCATCGTGGGGGATCGGACCTACAAGCTCCACCTCACCCCCAGCGGCGTCCTCTTCGGGGCGAGGCTCCTCATCGGCCCCGGCGTGGTCCTGAACCCCAAAGTTCTCTGGTCCGAGATCGAGGCGCTCCGGGCCGAAGGCATACGCCCCAACCTCGGGATCGACGCCAAGACCTCCATCATCATGCCCTACCACATCGCCCTCGACGAGCTGCGGGAGAGCGGCAGAAAGGAGAAGATCGGGACGACGAAGAGGGGGATCGGCTACGCCTACATCGATAAGTTCAGCCGCGACGAGGTCCAGATGAAGGACCTGACCGACCCCGCCCTCCTGGAGGCGAAGCTCGCCGAGATCGGACCCGCCAGGGAGAAGGCGATCGCAGAGATGGGCGGCGATCCTGCAGTCGTCAGAGACCCCGTCCTCCTCGGCGAGTACCTCGAGATCGGCCGATCTCTCAAAGAGAACGTCGCCGACGTCTCCTACGAGATAAACGTAGCCCTGGACGCCGGCAAAAAGGTCCTGGCGGAGGGGGCGCAAGGCGCCTTCCTCGACGTCATCCACGGGACCCAGAAGTTCGTCACCTCGTCGTTTACCACCGCCGGGAGCGCCTGTGCCAACTTGGGCGTAGGGCCCGCCCGGGTGGACAACGTGGTGGGGATCGTCAAGGCGTATATGACCCGGGTGGGGGAGGGGCCGATGCCCACGGAGCTGAAGGACGAGGTCGGCGCTCACCTCAGCAAGATCGGCAAAGAGTTTGGCACCACCACCGGCCGGCCGAGGAGGTGCGGGTGGTTTGACGCCGTCCTCGCCAAGAAGTCGATGTACCTCAACGGCTACACCGAGCTTGCCATCACCAAGCTGGACGTCCTGGGGGGCCTGGACCCCATCAAGATCTGCACCAGCTACGAGCTCGACGGTAAAACCTTAAACTACCCGCCGGAGAGCACCGTCGAGTTCGCCCGCTGTCGGCCGATATACGAGGAGGCGAAGGGCTGGACCGAGGATATCACCGGGGCGAAGTCCTACGGGGCGCTGCCGAAAGCCGTCCGGGATTACGTCGAGAGGATCGAGGAGCTTCTCGGGGTGAAGATCACCATCGTATCGGTGGGGCCGGGAAGGGAGCAGACGATCTGGCGGTGA